One segment of Streptomyces sp. YIM 121038 DNA contains the following:
- a CDS encoding carbohydrate ABC transporter permease codes for MKRSWFGRTWPNVVAVVLFIGLVFPVYWMFATAFKPTGDIISEDPVWIPFDFTVEHFKTAVDADHFWQMVRNSVTVTVLAVVFSLAIALLSAFALARMRFKGRRGFIIGFMLAQMAPWEVMVISIYMIVRDAEMLNSLVPLTLFYMVMILPFTILTLRGFVAAVPKELEESAMVDGCTRMQAFRRVILPLLAPGLMSTSLFGFITAWNEFPIALLVNKDPESKTLPTWLSSFQTVYGDDWGATMAASSIFAIPILLLFVFLQRRAVAGLTDGAVKG; via the coding sequence GTGAAGCGCTCCTGGTTCGGCCGCACCTGGCCCAACGTCGTCGCCGTCGTCCTCTTCATCGGCCTGGTCTTCCCCGTCTACTGGATGTTCGCCACGGCCTTCAAGCCGACCGGCGACATCATCAGCGAGGACCCGGTCTGGATCCCCTTCGACTTCACCGTCGAGCACTTCAAGACGGCCGTCGACGCCGACCACTTCTGGCAGATGGTCAGGAACTCGGTGACCGTCACCGTCCTCGCGGTCGTCTTCTCCCTCGCCATCGCCCTGCTGTCGGCCTTCGCGCTCGCCCGCATGCGGTTCAAGGGCCGCCGGGGCTTCATCATCGGCTTCATGCTGGCCCAGATGGCGCCCTGGGAAGTCATGGTCATCTCGATCTACATGATCGTGCGCGACGCCGAGATGCTGAACAGCCTGGTGCCGCTGACGCTCTTCTACATGGTGATGATCCTGCCCTTCACGATCCTCACGCTGCGCGGCTTCGTCGCCGCCGTGCCCAAGGAGCTGGAGGAGTCCGCGATGGTCGACGGCTGCACCCGTATGCAGGCGTTCCGCCGCGTCATCCTGCCGCTGCTCGCCCCCGGCCTGATGTCCACCTCGCTCTTCGGCTTCATCACCGCCTGGAACGAGTTCCCCATCGCCCTCCTCGTCAACAAGGACCCGGAGTCGAAGACGCTCCCGACGTGGCTGTCGAGCTTCCAGACCGTCTACGGCGACGACTGGGGTGCCACCATGGCCGCGTCCTCGATCTTCGCCATCCCGATCCTGCTCCTCTTCGTCTTCCTCCAGCGGCGCGCCGTCGCCGGTCTGACCGACGGTGCCGTGAAGGGATAA
- a CDS encoding SIS domain-containing protein, translated as MTVTPSSPYSEQPGRIMSREMAEQPDVLRRILDVGAPGIRRTAEEVAAKRPRFVLLTARGTSDHAALYAKYLLEVRLGLPCGLTSMSTTTAYSATPDLRDVLVITVSQSGGSPDLVASTQAAREAGAVTLAVTNNPDSPLAAVSEHHIDILAGPEKALPATKTYTASLLALYLFVEGLRGSDGAQAGALPGLAADLLARQEEIRALAARYRFAERMVITSRGYGYPTAKEAALKLMETSYIPALAYSGADLLHGPLAMVDNISPVIAVVTDGRGGEALQPVLDRLRGRGADLVVIGPKAQVEQASAGFVLPTEDVAEELQPILEIIPLQLLAYEVTIARGQDPDAPRALAKVTETR; from the coding sequence ATGACCGTGACCCCCTCCTCCCCGTACAGCGAGCAGCCGGGCCGCATCATGTCCCGGGAGATGGCCGAGCAGCCCGACGTGCTGCGGCGCATCCTCGACGTCGGCGCTCCCGGGATCCGCCGGACCGCCGAAGAGGTCGCGGCGAAGCGCCCCCGCTTCGTGCTGCTCACAGCCCGCGGCACCTCCGACCACGCCGCGCTCTACGCCAAGTACCTCCTCGAAGTCCGCCTCGGCCTGCCCTGCGGGCTGACCTCCATGTCCACGACCACGGCCTACAGCGCCACGCCCGACCTCCGGGACGTCCTCGTCATCACCGTGAGCCAGTCGGGCGGCTCCCCGGACCTGGTGGCCTCCACCCAGGCCGCCCGCGAGGCCGGTGCCGTCACCCTCGCCGTCACCAACAACCCGGACTCGCCCCTCGCGGCCGTCTCCGAGCACCACATCGACATCCTCGCGGGCCCGGAGAAGGCCCTCCCGGCGACGAAGACCTACACGGCGTCCCTGCTCGCCCTGTACCTCTTCGTCGAGGGCCTGCGCGGGAGCGACGGCGCTCAGGCCGGTGCCCTGCCCGGCCTCGCCGCGGACCTCCTGGCGCGGCAGGAGGAGATCCGCGCCCTCGCCGCGCGCTACCGCTTCGCCGAACGCATGGTGATCACCTCTCGCGGCTACGGCTACCCCACCGCCAAGGAAGCCGCCCTGAAGCTGATGGAGACCAGCTACATCCCCGCCCTCGCCTACTCCGGCGCCGACCTCCTGCACGGCCCTCTCGCCATGGTCGACAACATCTCGCCCGTCATCGCGGTGGTGACCGACGGCAGGGGAGGGGAGGCGCTCCAGCCCGTCCTCGACCGGCTGCGCGGCCGCGGTGCCGACCTGGTGGTCATCGGCCCCAAGGCCCAGGTCGAGCAGGCGTCCGCCGGATTCGTACTCCCGACGGAGGACGTGGCCGAGGAGCTTCAGCCGATCCTGGAGATCATCCCCCTGCAACTCCTCGCCTACGAGGTCACCATCGCGCGCGGCCAGGATCCCGACGCGCCCAGGGCGCTGGCGAAGGTGACGGAGACCCGCTGA
- the nagB gene encoding glucosamine-6-phosphate deaminase, producing MEVVIVPDAKAGGELIAEAMAALVRRKPDALLGVATGSTPLPIYEALAAKVRGGAVDVARARICQLDEYVGLPVGHPESYRSVVLREVVEPLGLSESAFMGPDGSAEDVQGACEAYDRALAEAGGVDLQLLGIGTDGHIGFNEPCSSLASRTRIKTLTEQTRVDNARFFDGDIDQVPHHVITQGIGTILEARHLVLLATGEGKADAVAATVEGPVASLVPASALQLHPHATVVVDEAAASKLKLAEYFRHTYANKPAWQGL from the coding sequence GTGGAAGTTGTCATCGTCCCGGACGCCAAGGCAGGCGGCGAGCTCATCGCGGAGGCCATGGCCGCCCTGGTGCGCCGCAAGCCTGACGCCCTGCTCGGTGTCGCCACCGGCTCGACCCCGCTGCCCATCTACGAGGCCCTGGCCGCCAAGGTCCGCGGCGGTGCCGTGGATGTGGCGCGGGCGCGGATCTGCCAGCTCGACGAGTACGTCGGGCTTCCGGTCGGGCACCCGGAGTCGTACCGCTCGGTGGTGCTCCGGGAGGTCGTCGAGCCGCTCGGACTGAGCGAGTCGGCCTTCATGGGTCCTGACGGCAGCGCCGAGGACGTCCAGGGCGCCTGCGAGGCGTACGACCGCGCGCTCGCCGAGGCGGGCGGGGTGGACCTCCAGCTGCTCGGGATCGGCACGGACGGGCACATCGGGTTCAACGAGCCCTGCTCGTCGCTGGCCTCGCGGACGCGGATCAAGACCCTGACCGAGCAGACCCGCGTGGACAACGCGCGGTTCTTCGACGGGGACATCGACCAGGTCCCGCACCACGTCATCACGCAGGGCATCGGCACGATCCTGGAGGCGCGGCACCTGGTGCTGCTCGCGACGGGCGAGGGCAAGGCGGACGCCGTGGCGGCCACGGTCGAGGGGCCGGTGGCATCCCTCGTGCCCGCGTCGGCGCTCCAGCTGCACCCGCACGCGACGGTCGTGGTGGACGAGGCCGCGGCGTCCAAGCTGAAGCTGGCGGAGTACTTCCGGCACACCTACGCCAACAAGCCCGCGTGGCAGGGGCTCTAG
- a CDS encoding glycoside hydrolase family 3 protein produces the protein MSSTASTPDALTRDALTVLQPGFGGTTAPDWLLRHIGEGLAAVGLFGRNVETPEQVAALTAQLRAEREDLIVAIDEESGDVTRLEVRTGSSFPGNHALGAVDDTALTRGVAAELGRRLAECGVTFNWAPSADVNSDPDNPVIGVRSFGADPDLVARHTAAYIEGLQSSGVAACAKHFPGHGDTAVDSHHAVPHIGVDADVLGARELAPFRAAIAAGTQAVMSAHISVPALDAAYPATLSRRILTDLLRGELGFDGLIVTDGIEMQAISSTYGIERGTVLAIAAGCDAICVGGGLHDELTVRRLRDALVAAVRAGELPEERLADAAARVRALAHWTSVSGAAGRSGGVPDTEIGLRAARRALTVTHSETYAGPLTSAPYVAAFTPVANIAVGDETPWGVAAELGRRLPGTETGSFTGADAGREALAAAGDRRIVAVVRDAHRHPWMTAAVDHLLAARPDTVVVEMGVPQAKPTGALHIATHGAARVCGIAAAETITGA, from the coding sequence ATGAGCTCTACCGCATCCACGCCGGACGCCCTGACGCGTGACGCCCTCACCGTCCTCCAGCCCGGCTTCGGCGGCACCACCGCCCCCGACTGGCTGCTCCGCCACATCGGCGAGGGCCTGGCCGCCGTGGGCCTGTTCGGCCGCAACGTCGAGACGCCCGAGCAGGTGGCCGCGCTCACCGCGCAGCTGCGCGCCGAGCGCGAGGACCTCATCGTCGCCATCGACGAGGAGAGCGGGGACGTCACCCGCCTCGAGGTGCGCACCGGCTCGTCCTTCCCCGGCAACCACGCCCTCGGGGCGGTGGACGACACCGCGCTCACCCGTGGCGTCGCCGCCGAGCTGGGCCGCCGCCTCGCCGAGTGCGGCGTCACCTTCAACTGGGCGCCGTCCGCGGACGTCAACTCCGACCCGGACAACCCGGTCATCGGCGTACGCTCCTTCGGCGCGGACCCCGATCTGGTGGCCCGGCACACCGCCGCGTACATCGAGGGCCTGCAGTCCTCCGGCGTCGCCGCCTGCGCCAAGCACTTCCCGGGCCACGGCGACACCGCCGTCGACTCGCACCACGCCGTGCCGCACATCGGCGTCGACGCGGACGTCCTGGGCGCCCGCGAACTCGCCCCCTTCCGGGCCGCCATCGCCGCGGGCACGCAGGCCGTGATGAGCGCCCACATCAGCGTCCCGGCGCTCGACGCCGCGTACCCGGCGACGCTCTCCCGGCGCATCCTCACCGACCTGCTCCGCGGCGAGCTCGGCTTCGACGGCCTCATCGTCACCGACGGCATCGAGATGCAGGCCATCTCCTCGACGTACGGCATCGAACGCGGCACCGTCCTCGCCATCGCCGCCGGCTGCGACGCCATCTGCGTCGGCGGCGGCCTCCACGACGAGCTGACCGTACGCCGTCTGCGCGACGCCCTCGTGGCGGCCGTGCGCGCGGGCGAGCTGCCCGAGGAGCGGCTCGCCGACGCGGCCGCCCGGGTCCGGGCGCTCGCGCACTGGACCTCGGTGTCGGGCGCGGCCGGGCGTTCGGGGGGCGTGCCCGACACCGAGATCGGCCTGCGCGCGGCCCGCCGCGCCCTGACGGTCACCCACAGCGAGACCTACGCCGGTCCGCTGACCAGCGCCCCCTACGTCGCCGCCTTCACGCCGGTGGCCAACATCGCGGTCGGCGACGAGACCCCGTGGGGCGTCGCCGCCGAACTCGGCCGCCGTCTGCCCGGCACCGAGACCGGCTCCTTCACCGGCGCCGACGCGGGCCGCGAGGCCCTGGCCGCCGCGGGGGACCGGCGCATCGTCGCCGTCGTCCGCGACGCCCACCGCCACCCCTGGATGACGGCCGCCGTGGACCACCTGCTCGCCGCCCGCCCCGACACCGTCGTGGTCGAGATGGGCGTCCCGCAGGCCAAGCCCACCGGCGCCCTGCACATCGCCACCCACGGCGCGGCCCGCGTCTGCGGCATCGCGGCAGCGGAGACGATCACCGGCGCGTAG
- a CDS encoding extracellular solute-binding protein, producing MKRKLIAAIGVAGMLVSIAACGGDSDDDKKSGADGFKGETLTLWAMDGSTPDTWTKDVKAAFEKKTGAKLKLEVQDWNGIQQKLTAALSEENPPDVFEIGNTQTAAYAKSGGLADLSDLKESLGADWTDSINKSTVVDGKQYAAPWFVLNRVVLYNKKVWADAGIKKTPKTRDEFYADLKKIGDKTDAEPIYLPGQNWYHFVGLVIGEGGELVKKDGDKYVSNLADPKVAKAAETYKKFQALSKAPKNKDEATPQQAEVFAKGKTGAFIGMSWEAATAIKANKKIEKDIGYFTIPGAAADKPEGVFLGGSNLAVAATSKKQELAKEFLKIALSDKFEGALAKEGGVIPNKQALESNLKGNPAAEAMAPAAAGGGITPLIPEWAAVENEPNPIKSYLTAVMNGESPADAAKKVEGEFNKRLSQKQ from the coding sequence GTGAAGCGCAAGCTCATAGCGGCTATCGGTGTCGCGGGCATGTTGGTCTCGATCGCGGCCTGTGGTGGCGACAGCGACGACGACAAGAAGTCCGGGGCGGACGGCTTCAAGGGCGAGACGCTGACGCTCTGGGCCATGGACGGCTCGACGCCGGACACCTGGACCAAGGACGTCAAGGCGGCCTTCGAGAAGAAGACCGGCGCGAAGCTCAAGCTCGAGGTCCAGGACTGGAACGGCATCCAGCAGAAGCTGACCGCCGCCCTCTCCGAGGAGAACCCGCCGGACGTCTTCGAGATCGGCAACACCCAGACGGCCGCCTACGCCAAGTCCGGCGGCCTCGCCGACCTGAGTGACCTCAAGGAGTCCCTCGGCGCCGACTGGACCGATTCGATCAACAAGTCCACGGTCGTCGACGGCAAGCAGTACGCCGCCCCGTGGTTCGTCCTGAACCGCGTCGTGCTCTACAACAAGAAGGTCTGGGCCGACGCGGGCATCAAGAAGACGCCCAAGACCCGTGACGAGTTCTACGCCGACCTGAAGAAGATCGGCGACAAGACCGACGCGGAGCCGATCTACCTGCCGGGCCAGAACTGGTACCACTTCGTGGGCCTCGTCATCGGCGAGGGCGGCGAGCTGGTCAAGAAGGACGGCGACAAGTACGTCTCCAACCTGGCCGACCCGAAGGTCGCCAAGGCCGCGGAGACCTACAAGAAGTTCCAGGCCCTGTCCAAGGCGCCGAAGAACAAGGACGAGGCCACCCCGCAGCAGGCCGAGGTCTTCGCCAAGGGCAAGACCGGCGCCTTCATCGGCATGAGCTGGGAGGCCGCCACGGCCATCAAGGCCAACAAGAAGATCGAGAAGGACATCGGCTACTTCACGATCCCCGGCGCCGCGGCCGACAAGCCCGAGGGCGTCTTCCTCGGCGGCTCCAACCTCGCCGTCGCCGCCACCAGCAAGAAGCAGGAGCTCGCCAAGGAGTTCCTGAAGATCGCCCTGTCCGACAAGTTCGAGGGCGCGCTCGCCAAGGAAGGCGGCGTGATCCCGAACAAGCAGGCCCTGGAGTCCAACCTCAAGGGCAACCCGGCCGCCGAGGCCATGGCCCCGGCCGCCGCCGGCGGTGGCATCACCCCGCTGATCCCGGAGTGGGCCGCCGTGGAGAACGAGCCCAACCCGATCAAGAGCTACCTGACCGCGGTCATGAACGGCGAATCGCCCGCCGACGCCGCCAAGAAGGTCGAGGGCGAGTTCAACAAGCGCCTGTCGCAGAAGCAGTAA
- a CDS encoding sugar ABC transporter permease produces MTVQTERPPSGPPEVVKSGGGRSGAPRTPRARAGALAPYLLLLPALVATLLFLGWPLVNNGILSFQNLNMRQVILHLTEWNGIDNYKEVLKSEDFWRVTGRSIVFTAINVVLIMALGTLIGLLLAKLGTKMRRLLLFGLVLAWAMPVVAGTTVYQWLFAQRFGVVNWVLAKIGFSSMADYDWFGGQYSTFFVIITLIVWMSIPFVAINLYAATTTIPKELYEAASLDGAGAWKQFTSVTLPFLRPFLYATTFLEVIWVFKALVQVYAINKGGPDRLTEILPVYAYIEGSGNQHYGMGSAIAMLTIIIMLFLTAYHLRIVLKQEEDA; encoded by the coding sequence ATGACCGTACAGACCGAACGGCCGCCCTCCGGCCCGCCGGAGGTAGTGAAGTCGGGCGGCGGGCGCAGCGGGGCCCCGCGCACGCCCCGGGCCAGGGCCGGGGCCCTCGCGCCCTATCTGCTGCTGCTTCCCGCGCTCGTGGCGACCCTGCTGTTCCTCGGCTGGCCGCTGGTGAACAACGGGATCCTGTCGTTCCAGAACCTCAACATGAGACAGGTCATCCTGCATCTCACCGAGTGGAACGGCATCGACAACTACAAGGAGGTCCTCAAGAGCGAGGACTTCTGGCGCGTCACCGGGCGGTCGATCGTCTTCACCGCCATCAACGTCGTCCTCATCATGGCGCTCGGCACCCTCATCGGACTGCTGCTCGCCAAGCTCGGCACCAAGATGCGACGGCTGCTCCTGTTCGGCCTCGTCCTCGCCTGGGCCATGCCCGTCGTCGCGGGCACCACGGTCTACCAGTGGCTGTTCGCGCAGCGCTTCGGCGTCGTCAACTGGGTGCTCGCCAAGATCGGCTTCAGCTCCATGGCCGACTACGACTGGTTCGGCGGCCAGTACTCCACCTTCTTCGTGATCATCACGCTGATCGTGTGGATGTCGATCCCCTTCGTGGCGATCAACCTGTACGCCGCCACCACGACCATCCCCAAGGAGCTCTACGAGGCCGCGTCGCTCGACGGCGCGGGCGCCTGGAAGCAGTTCACCTCGGTGACCCTGCCGTTCCTGCGGCCCTTCCTCTACGCCACGACCTTCCTCGAGGTCATCTGGGTCTTCAAGGCCCTCGTCCAGGTCTACGCCATCAACAAGGGCGGCCCCGACCGGCTCACGGAGATCCTGCCCGTGTACGCCTACATCGAGGGCTCGGGCAACCAGCACTACGGCATGGGCTCCGCCATCGCCATGCTGACCATCATCATCATGCTCTTCCTGACCGCGTACCACCTGCGCATCGTGCTCAAGCAAGAGGAGGACGCGTGA
- a CDS encoding SDR family oxidoreductase, whose amino-acid sequence MGALKGNETGTALGETAPGASAPAAGPAAGRLAGRTALVTGGSRGIGRGIAERLGRDGARVAVHYGSNAAAAKETVAAIERAGGSAFAIGAHLGTPGDAQALWSAFDAHADGLDILVNNAGIGTSHPFADTDEAEFDRLFAVNAKAPYFITQLGAERLRDGGRIINISSGVSRAAVMPDIMTYAMTKGALDVFTRNLSKVLGPRGITVNSVAPGVVDTDINAAWLRGEENKEAWAGAAALSALGKVGTVEDIADVVAFLASPDGRWVTGQWLDATGGSLA is encoded by the coding sequence ATGGGTGCGCTGAAGGGGAATGAGACGGGGACGGCTCTCGGGGAGACGGCGCCGGGGGCGAGCGCTCCGGCGGCCGGACCGGCGGCGGGGCGGCTCGCGGGGAGGACCGCGCTCGTCACGGGCGGCAGCCGGGGCATCGGGCGGGGGATCGCCGAGCGGCTCGGCCGGGACGGCGCCCGCGTCGCGGTGCACTACGGCAGCAACGCGGCGGCCGCGAAGGAGACGGTGGCGGCGATCGAGCGGGCGGGCGGCTCGGCGTTCGCGATCGGCGCGCATCTGGGGACGCCGGGAGACGCACAGGCGCTGTGGTCGGCGTTCGACGCCCACGCGGACGGCCTCGACATCCTGGTGAACAACGCGGGGATCGGCACGTCACACCCCTTCGCGGACACCGACGAGGCGGAGTTCGACCGGCTCTTCGCGGTGAACGCCAAGGCGCCGTACTTCATCACGCAGCTCGGCGCGGAGCGCCTGCGCGACGGCGGCCGGATCATCAACATCTCGTCCGGCGTCTCCCGCGCCGCCGTCATGCCGGACATCATGACGTACGCGATGACGAAGGGCGCCCTGGACGTCTTCACCCGGAATCTGTCGAAGGTCCTCGGCCCCCGGGGCATCACGGTGAACTCGGTCGCCCCGGGGGTGGTGGACACGGACATCAACGCCGCCTGGCTGCGCGGCGAGGAGAACAAGGAGGCGTGGGCGGGCGCGGCGGCGCTGTCCGCCCTCGGCAAGGTCGGCACCGTGGAGGACATAGCCGACGTGGTCGCCTTCCTCGCCTCGCCGGACGGCCGCTGGGTGACGGGCCAGTGGCTCGACGCCACGGGGGGCTCGCTGGCCTGA